The following coding sequences lie in one Stegostoma tigrinum isolate sSteTig4 chromosome 31, sSteTig4.hap1, whole genome shotgun sequence genomic window:
- the arl4d gene encoding ADP-ribosylation factor-like protein 4D, with amino-acid sequence MGNQLSELTPSGTFLPPFQSLHVVVIGLDSAGKTTLLYRLKLKEFVNTIPTKGFNTEKIKVLVGNSRPITFQVWDVGGQEKLRPLWKSYTRRTDGIVFVIDSSEMERMEEAKAELHKISRSSENQGVPVLIFANKQDLPGALSVAEVEKSLSLSELGASTLHHIQSSSAVNGQGLQQGLERLYEMIIKRKKMLRHQKRKR; translated from the coding sequence ATGGGGAATCAGCTGTCAGAACTGACACCTAGTGGAACCTTCTTGCCTCCTTTCCAGTCCCTGCATGTGGTGGTGATTGGCTTGGATTCAGCTGGGAAGACTACGCTGTTGTACAGACTGAAGTTAAAGGAGTTTGTCAACACCATTCCTACAAAAGGCTTCAACACTGAAAAAATCAAAGTGCTTGTTGGGAACTCGAGGCCCATCACTTTCCAGGTCTGGGATGTTGGTGGCCAGGAGAAGCTGAGGCCTCTGTGGAAGTCGTACACCAGACGTACCGATGGCATCGTCTTTGTGATTGACTCTTCTGAGATGGAGAGGATGGAGGAGGCCAAGGCCGAACTTCATAAAATTTCCAGGAGCTCGGAAAATCAAGGAGTGCCTGTATTAATCTTTGCCAACAAGCAAGATTTGCCAGGGGCGCTGTCTGTAGCTGAGGTGGAGAAATCCCTAAGTTTGAGTGAGCTGGGTGCGTCCACTCTGCACCACATCCAGAGTTCCAGTGCAGTGAATGGGCAAGGTCTGCAACAAGGTCTGGAGAGGTTATACGAAATGATCATTAAACGGAAGAAGATGCTCAGGCATCAGAAGAGAAAGAGATGA